One window from the genome of Balaenoptera musculus isolate JJ_BM4_2016_0621 chromosome 3, mBalMus1.pri.v3, whole genome shotgun sequence encodes:
- the NANOS3 gene encoding nanos homolog 3 isoform X3, which translates to MKLTEDYLGLARLVGALRGEEEPETRLDPQTEPVPGLEGQTPSPESSPAPERLCTFCKHNGESRAIYQSHVLKDEAGRVLCPILRDYVCPQCGATREHAHTRRFCPLTGQGYTSVYSYTTRNSAGRKLARSDKAKTPDSGHRRGGGGACAGSKGAGNPSGTTPSSCCPFTSA; encoded by the exons ATGAAGCTCACCGAAG ATTACCTGGGTTTGGCACGCCTGGTGGGGGCTCTGCGTGGGGAAGAGGAGCCTGAGACCAGGCTGGACCCCCAGACAGAACCAGTGCCAGGACTGGAGGGTCAGACACCCAGCCCGGAATCCTCACCAGCTCCTGAACGCCTGTGCACTTTCTGCAAGCACAACGGCGAGTCCCGGGCCATCTACCAATCCCACGTGCTCAAGGACGAAGCGGGCCGGGTGCTGTGCCCCATCCTTCGAGACTACGTGTGCCCCCAGTGTGGTGCCACTCGCGAGCATGCTCACACCCGCCGCTTCTGCCCGCTCACCGGCCAGGGCTACACCTCCGTCTATAGCTACACCACCCGTAACTCGGCCGGCAGGAAGCTGGCCCGCTCGGACAAGGCGAAGACGCCGGACTCCGGACACcgccgaggaggaggaggagcctgtGCAG GTTCCAAAGGTGCCGGGAATCCTTCTGGAACTACCCCCTCTTCCTGCTGTCCCTTCACTTCTGCCTAA
- the NANOS3 gene encoding nanos homolog 3 isoform X4, with amino-acid sequence MKLTEAPERLCTFCKHNGESRAIYQSHVLKDEAGRVLCPILRDYVCPQCGATREHAHTRRFCPLTGQGYTSVYSYTTRNSAGRKLARSDKAKTPDSGHRRGGGGACAGSKGAGNPSGTTPSSCCPFTSA; translated from the exons ATGAAGCTCACCGAAG CTCCTGAACGCCTGTGCACTTTCTGCAAGCACAACGGCGAGTCCCGGGCCATCTACCAATCCCACGTGCTCAAGGACGAAGCGGGCCGGGTGCTGTGCCCCATCCTTCGAGACTACGTGTGCCCCCAGTGTGGTGCCACTCGCGAGCATGCTCACACCCGCCGCTTCTGCCCGCTCACCGGCCAGGGCTACACCTCCGTCTATAGCTACACCACCCGTAACTCGGCCGGCAGGAAGCTGGCCCGCTCGGACAAGGCGAAGACGCCGGACTCCGGACACcgccgaggaggaggaggagcctgtGCAG GTTCCAAAGGTGCCGGGAATCCTTCTGGAACTACCCCCTCTTCCTGCTGTCCCTTCACTTCTGCCTAA
- the NANOS3 gene encoding nanos homolog 3 isoform X1: MGTFNPWTDYLGLARLVGALRGEEEPETRLDPQTEPVPGLEGQTPSPESSPAPERLCTFCKHNGESRAIYQSHVLKDEAGRVLCPILRDYVCPQCGATREHAHTRRFCPLTGQGYTSVYSYTTRNSAGRKLARSDKAKTPDSGHRRGGGGACAGSKGAGNPSGTTPSSCCPFTSA; the protein is encoded by the exons ATGGGGACCTTCAATCCATGGACAGATTACCTGGGTTTGGCACGCCTGGTGGGGGCTCTGCGTGGGGAAGAGGAGCCTGAGACCAGGCTGGACCCCCAGACAGAACCAGTGCCAGGACTGGAGGGTCAGACACCCAGCCCGGAATCCTCACCAGCTCCTGAACGCCTGTGCACTTTCTGCAAGCACAACGGCGAGTCCCGGGCCATCTACCAATCCCACGTGCTCAAGGACGAAGCGGGCCGGGTGCTGTGCCCCATCCTTCGAGACTACGTGTGCCCCCAGTGTGGTGCCACTCGCGAGCATGCTCACACCCGCCGCTTCTGCCCGCTCACCGGCCAGGGCTACACCTCCGTCTATAGCTACACCACCCGTAACTCGGCCGGCAGGAAGCTGGCCCGCTCGGACAAGGCGAAGACGCCGGACTCCGGACACcgccgaggaggaggaggagcctgtGCAG GTTCCAAAGGTGCCGGGAATCCTTCTGGAACTACCCCCTCTTCCTGCTGTCCCTTCACTTCTGCCTAA